A genomic window from Glycine soja cultivar W05 chromosome 10, ASM419377v2, whole genome shotgun sequence includes:
- the LOC114369495 gene encoding transcription factor MYB27-like encodes MQGEHLRKGTWLQEEDEQLTSFVTRLGERRWDSLAKVAGLKRSGKSCRLRWMNYLRPNLKHGHFSVEEEQLIVQLQQQLGNKWAKIARKLPGRTDNEIKNFWRTHLRNRAQAQQVPGDFKYKLEIATEEVNQKSIDMDSKDYKHGNVCCQDSEWETKDGSSIDTLPLSDWELGSSPYETRILDWIAELQNGYGDKELEQDCNSTGTCNNYSPQEFDEGCDSWDYSGSLWDMN; translated from the exons ATGCAAGGAGAACATTTGCGTAAAGGGACTTGGCTCCAAGAGGAAGATGAACAATTGACTAGCTTTGTGACCCGTCTTGGGGAGAGAAGGTGGGATTCCCTTGCCAAAGTAGCTG GCCTCAAGAGAAGTGGTAAAAGCTGCAGGTTAAGATGGATGAACTATCTTCGTCCAAATCTCAAGCATGGTCATTTTAGTGTCGAAGAAGAGCAGCTTATTGTTCAGCTTCAACAACAATTGGGGAATAA GTGGGCAAAGATTGCTCGGAAACTTCCAGGTAGAACTGACAATGAAATCAAGAATTTCTGGAGAACTCATTTAAGAAATAGAGCTCAAGCTCAACAAG TCCCGGGAGATTTTAAGTACAAATTAGAAATTGCAACAGAAGAAGTCAACCAGAAAAGCATTGACATGGATTCCAAGGATTACAAACATGGAAACGTTTGCTGTCAAGATAGTGAGTGGGAGACAAAGGATGGTAGCTCCATAGACACTTTACCCTTATCAGATTGGGAATTGGGAAGCTCACCCTATGAAACTAGGATATTGGATTGGATAGCAGAATTGCAAAATGGATATGGTGATAAAGAACTAGAACAAGATTGTAATAGCACAGGAACGTGCAACAACTATAGTCCTCAAGAATTTGATGAGGGATGTGACTCATGGGATTATTCAGGTTCTTTGTGGGATATGAACTAA
- the LOC114370361 gene encoding uncharacterized protein LOC114370361 — MGSTGITISQTLPCRDNNLGMWTRGPNDGGVHFSDFGPEYDVVATFTYFDSCICIVMLIRSYDNLNNNSITNEYPISDFNTMMFHVSIGINGITGSIDWDYKCLFLLLHHHYILPSFVFLFYYLSFGFVIICSKMSKRKL, encoded by the coding sequence GGACAATAATCTGGGAATGTGGACCAGAGGACCCAACGATGGTGGTGTACATTTTTCAGATTTTGGCCCAGAGTACGATGTCGTTGCTACCTTCACGTATTTTGATTCTTGTATCTGCATTGTTATGCTTATTAGGTCATACGACAACCTTAACAACAATTCTATAACAAATGAGTACCCAATTAGCGATTTCAATACGATGATGTTTCATGTCTCTATTGGAATTAATGGAATCACCGGATCCATTGATTGGGACTATAAATGTCTTTTCCTCCTCCTCCATCATCATTATATACTAccctcttttgtttttcttttttactatcTTTCTTTTGGCTTTGTCATTATCTGTTCCAAGATGTCAAAGAGGAAATTGTAA